In Paenarthrobacter sp. GOM3, a single window of DNA contains:
- a CDS encoding GNAT family N-acetyltransferase, with translation MIRLAHADDLQMMQDIERAAGEAFRQLGMDSIADDEPFPVEKLGAYAAAGRAWVYVDGLDYPVAYLLADVVDGEGHVEQVSVHPDQAHQGLGRELLHAARVWARGHGMHRQTLTTFRDVPWNAPYYRRLGFEVFDAGAWGPELTRLMQHEAEVGLARWPRVAMWRPVAPPT, from the coding sequence ATGATCCGGCTCGCCCACGCCGATGACCTGCAGATGATGCAGGACATTGAACGTGCCGCGGGGGAAGCCTTCCGCCAGCTTGGCATGGACTCGATAGCGGACGACGAGCCATTTCCCGTGGAGAAGCTGGGCGCCTACGCGGCTGCCGGGCGTGCATGGGTGTACGTCGACGGGCTTGACTACCCGGTGGCGTACCTCCTGGCCGACGTCGTGGACGGGGAAGGCCATGTGGAACAGGTCAGCGTCCACCCCGACCAGGCGCATCAGGGCCTTGGCCGCGAACTGCTCCACGCCGCCCGCGTCTGGGCCAGGGGCCACGGAATGCACCGGCAGACCCTCACTACTTTCCGGGACGTGCCCTGGAACGCGCCGTACTATCGGCGGCTCGGCTTCGAAGTGTTCGACGCCGGCGCCTGGGGTCCTGAGTTGACTCGCCTGATGCAGCATGAGGCCGAGGTGGGGCTGGCCCGCTGGCCGCGGGTGGCCATGTGGCGCCCGGTAGCGCCACCCACCTAA
- a CDS encoding FUSC family protein, with amino-acid sequence MPALLTHARELHRLGPANNDRLSAVRVALSVALPGLVLVLIGRPDLMMYAVFGGLTGMYGRNETHQLRLKHQAQAALILVGGLSIGVVLSVNHIHSWWLVLVATLFAGLGSLYADAVRLKPIGPFFGILALGACASVPTSVPFTTAILIGAASAAFSLVVGFVGWFRHRTWVAGAARNVPVLSGPLRQAALVHATRYMLAVGAAGVIGVLSVSGHPHWAMAAAAVPLAGADLPSRVHRGIHRIVGTFLGLVVVAVVLFPSPLSPLQYFPGHAAVVLAVVVVLCQFPTELFMARHYGWAMVFFTPVILLIAQLASPMDPGVLVMERAIETFVGAVVGIAVAVLVRAPRAKPSA; translated from the coding sequence GTGCCCGCGCTGTTGACGCACGCCCGTGAACTCCACCGGCTTGGCCCTGCCAACAACGATCGCCTCTCAGCCGTTCGCGTTGCGCTCAGCGTTGCCTTGCCGGGGCTGGTCCTGGTCCTTATTGGGCGCCCCGATCTCATGATGTACGCAGTCTTCGGCGGCCTGACCGGAATGTACGGCCGCAACGAAACCCACCAGCTCCGGCTCAAGCACCAGGCACAGGCCGCGCTGATCCTTGTGGGCGGGTTGAGTATCGGCGTCGTCCTGTCCGTGAACCACATCCACTCGTGGTGGTTGGTGCTGGTGGCTACCCTCTTCGCAGGACTCGGCTCGTTGTATGCCGATGCCGTGCGGCTGAAGCCAATCGGTCCGTTCTTTGGCATCCTCGCCCTGGGCGCCTGCGCTTCGGTGCCAACCAGCGTCCCATTCACGACGGCGATACTCATCGGGGCCGCGTCGGCCGCCTTCTCCTTGGTGGTCGGTTTTGTCGGCTGGTTCCGGCACCGCACTTGGGTGGCCGGCGCTGCCCGGAACGTTCCCGTGCTCAGCGGGCCCTTGCGCCAAGCGGCACTTGTCCATGCGACCCGTTACATGTTGGCGGTTGGCGCAGCGGGAGTCATCGGCGTGTTGAGCGTGAGCGGCCACCCGCACTGGGCCATGGCCGCAGCGGCGGTGCCGCTCGCCGGCGCCGACCTCCCCAGCCGCGTCCACCGGGGCATCCACCGCATCGTGGGGACGTTCCTCGGGCTGGTAGTGGTCGCCGTCGTACTTTTCCCCAGTCCACTGTCGCCCCTACAGTACTTTCCCGGCCACGCCGCCGTGGTCCTGGCTGTGGTGGTGGTCCTGTGCCAGTTCCCCACGGAGCTGTTCATGGCCCGGCACTATGGCTGGGCGATGGTGTTCTTCACCCCGGTGATCCTGCTGATCGCCCAACTCGCGTCGCCCATGGATCCGGGTGTGTTGGTGATGGAGCGTGCCATCGAAACGTTCGTCGGGGCAGTGGTGGGCATCGCCGTCGCCGTTCTTGTGCGGGCGCCCCGGGCAAAGCCCAGCGCTTAA
- a CDS encoding VOC family protein, translated as MREVATGSVGSIHHLEIWVPLLDRARAEWGWLLGELGYEPFQEWPTGCSWRLGGTYVVVECSDAITGTAHRRTDPGVNHVAFHAGTRENVDRIRELGADAGWYEMFESKYPHAGGPDHYAAYLINTDSYEVELVAAS; from the coding sequence ATGCGTGAGGTTGCAACTGGGTCCGTGGGGTCCATCCACCATCTTGAAATCTGGGTGCCATTGCTGGATCGTGCAAGGGCCGAGTGGGGATGGCTGCTGGGCGAGCTCGGTTATGAGCCGTTCCAGGAGTGGCCCACCGGCTGCAGCTGGAGACTCGGCGGAACCTACGTCGTGGTGGAGTGCTCCGACGCCATCACTGGCACCGCGCACCGCCGCACCGATCCGGGGGTCAACCATGTCGCCTTCCACGCTGGCACGCGGGAAAACGTGGATCGCATCCGCGAGCTCGGGGCGGACGCGGGCTGGTACGAGATGTTCGAGTCGAAGTACCCGCACGCCGGCGGCCCGGACCACTATGCGGCTTACCTGATCAACACCGACAGCTACGAGGTTGAGCTGGTGGCTGCCAGTTAG
- a CDS encoding SDR family NAD(P)-dependent oxidoreductase has product MTTRANELTALVTGATAGIGAEFARQLAEAGHHLVLVARDEQRLKEKAAELERDFSISAEVLSADLTTDVGVSAVADRLRDAERPVDVLVNNAGLGLLKSFERNELEEERRHLRLHVQTPMELCHAALEVMLPRGRGRIINVASVAAFANRGTYSAAKAWQVTFSRWANLSYAKSGVQVTAVCPGFTHTEFHDRMGMDKSVAPRFLWLTAERVVREGLEDNAKGKGVSIPTKRYKVVSFFARVLPAKLTSGPPRRPLEP; this is encoded by the coding sequence CTCACCGCCCTGGTCACTGGTGCGACGGCGGGAATCGGCGCTGAATTCGCCCGCCAACTCGCCGAAGCGGGGCACCACCTGGTCCTGGTGGCCCGTGACGAGCAGCGCCTCAAAGAAAAAGCCGCAGAGCTTGAACGCGACTTCAGTATCTCGGCGGAGGTCCTGTCCGCAGACCTGACCACCGACGTCGGCGTTTCGGCAGTAGCGGACCGTCTCAGGGACGCCGAAAGGCCCGTTGACGTGCTGGTGAACAACGCCGGCCTGGGACTCCTGAAGTCGTTCGAGCGTAACGAATTGGAGGAAGAACGCCGCCATCTGAGGCTGCATGTCCAGACGCCCATGGAGCTGTGCCATGCAGCCCTTGAGGTGATGTTGCCACGTGGCCGGGGCAGGATTATCAACGTCGCCAGCGTTGCCGCGTTCGCCAACAGGGGCACGTACTCCGCCGCAAAGGCGTGGCAGGTGACCTTCAGCCGGTGGGCCAACCTCAGCTATGCGAAGTCCGGCGTCCAAGTCACTGCCGTGTGCCCGGGTTTTACGCATACGGAATTCCACGACCGGATGGGCATGGACAAATCCGTGGCACCCCGGTTCCTGTGGCTGACCGCCGAACGCGTGGTCCGTGAAGGTTTGGAAGACAACGCCAAGGGCAAAGGCGTTTCCATCCCCACCAAGCGCTACAAAGTGGTCAGCTTCTTTGCGCGCGTCCTGCCGGCAAAGCTGACTTCGGGCCCGCCACGTCGGCCGCTGGAGCCTTAA
- a CDS encoding SRPBCC family protein, with the protein MPVAFVCRTRSAMPPQELFDLSRNIDAHVGSMTKSREKAVAGVTTGLISEGQTVTWQAWHLGVRFRMTSRIVRMEAPASFSDEQVKGPFKYLRHTHEFRPDGSGTLMVDTIEFAAPFGPLGRLAEKLILARYMQNLIEKRNEFLVAQAPPALDARQ; encoded by the coding sequence ATGCCTGTTGCTTTCGTTTGCCGCACCCGCTCCGCCATGCCGCCGCAGGAGCTGTTCGATCTTTCGCGGAACATCGACGCCCACGTGGGCTCGATGACCAAGAGCCGCGAGAAGGCAGTTGCAGGTGTCACAACAGGCCTGATCTCGGAAGGCCAGACTGTTACATGGCAGGCCTGGCACCTCGGAGTCCGGTTCCGCATGACCAGCCGCATCGTGCGGATGGAGGCTCCGGCGTCGTTCTCTGACGAACAGGTGAAGGGCCCTTTCAAGTACCTCCGCCACACCCACGAGTTCCGCCCGGACGGCAGCGGAACACTGATGGTGGACACCATCGAGTTCGCTGCGCCTTTCGGGCCGCTCGGCCGCCTGGCGGAAAAGCTGATCCTCGCCCGGTACATGCAAAACCTTATTGAAAAGCGCAACGAATTCCTGGTTGCACAGGCACCTCCGGCGCTGGACGCACGGCAATGA
- a CDS encoding TOPRIM nucleotidyl transferase/hydrolase domain-containing protein produces the protein MQATTVLVEGQSDRLAVESLARRCGHDLLAEQITVVPMGGATSIVRFLDRYGPGGANHRLLGLCDEGESRGIAHALERAGLGSGPLDELGFHVCRADLEDELIRCLGVDAVLDVIDAQGELASFRLLQRQPSQRGQPVPAQLRRFFGGRSGNKIRYAPLLVAALPTGHAPDPLARLVEGFARES, from the coding sequence ATGCAGGCGACAACGGTGTTGGTCGAGGGCCAAAGTGACCGGCTCGCGGTCGAATCGCTCGCTCGTCGTTGCGGACATGACCTGCTTGCAGAGCAGATCACGGTGGTTCCCATGGGAGGCGCCACGAGCATCGTCCGCTTCCTGGACCGTTACGGTCCGGGTGGGGCGAACCACCGGCTCCTGGGCCTGTGTGACGAAGGTGAATCGCGGGGCATAGCCCACGCGCTGGAAAGGGCCGGGCTCGGATCCGGGCCACTGGACGAGCTGGGATTCCATGTTTGTCGGGCCGATCTTGAGGACGAACTCATCCGCTGCCTCGGCGTCGACGCTGTGCTCGACGTCATTGACGCCCAGGGTGAGCTTGCGTCGTTTCGGCTCCTCCAACGCCAGCCATCGCAGCGCGGGCAGCCGGTACCGGCACAGTTGCGCCGGTTCTTCGGCGGCCGCAGCGGCAACAAGATCCGCTACGCGCCCTTGTTGGTCGCCGCTTTACCAACAGGACACGCACCCGACCCGCTCGCGCGACTCGTTGAAGGGTTCGCGCGTGAAAGTTAA
- a CDS encoding DMT family transporter, translated as MSHNSSATTLSRPVISTKTSTGMWWGLLGVIAFSFTVPFTRVAVEGLSPLFIGAGRAVVAAVLAALALSVTRQRFPRGLQWFRLAVVAGGIVAGFPLLTTFALTSTSASHGAVVIALLPAATATAAVIRGRERPRLLFWVLTAVGVTAALTFALVQSGGFGALHWADLLLLAAVLAAAVGYAEGGLLARELGAWQTISWALVVASPVMILLTALSLGSGIPSATPVQWLAFAYLGVVSMFLGFFAWYRGLAIGPMAQVSQIQLVQPVMSIAWAALLLGETMSWTTVVGGLAVILCAGAAVRVRLNPPSAS; from the coding sequence ATGAGTCACAATAGTAGCGCTACTACGCTTTCGCGGCCAGTGATATCCACCAAGACATCCACCGGCATGTGGTGGGGCCTCTTGGGAGTTATCGCCTTCTCCTTCACCGTCCCGTTCACCCGAGTGGCTGTGGAGGGACTGTCGCCCCTGTTTATCGGCGCAGGCCGGGCTGTAGTGGCGGCCGTACTCGCTGCGCTGGCCCTGTCCGTGACCCGGCAGCGCTTTCCCCGCGGCCTGCAATGGTTCAGGCTGGCTGTTGTGGCAGGAGGCATCGTCGCGGGTTTCCCCTTGCTCACCACCTTCGCCCTCACCAGCACGTCCGCCAGCCACGGAGCGGTGGTCATTGCGCTCCTTCCGGCGGCGACCGCCACAGCAGCGGTCATCCGGGGACGGGAACGGCCCCGCCTCCTGTTCTGGGTCCTCACCGCAGTGGGCGTGACAGCGGCCCTTACTTTCGCCCTGGTGCAGTCAGGCGGTTTCGGTGCCCTGCACTGGGCCGACCTCCTGCTGCTCGCCGCCGTCCTGGCTGCAGCCGTTGGCTACGCGGAAGGCGGGTTATTGGCCCGCGAACTCGGAGCCTGGCAGACCATCTCTTGGGCATTGGTGGTGGCATCTCCCGTGATGATCCTGCTGACGGCCCTGTCGTTGGGGTCCGGGATTCCCTCAGCCACGCCCGTTCAATGGCTGGCATTCGCATACTTGGGCGTCGTGAGCATGTTCCTCGGGTTCTTCGCCTGGTACCGGGGACTGGCCATCGGCCCCATGGCCCAGGTCAGCCAAATCCAACTGGTCCAACCAGTCATGAGCATCGCATGGGCCGCGCTTTTGCTGGGCGAAACCATGAGTTGGACCACCGTGGTGGGCGGCCTAGCCGTGATTCTCTGCGCAGGCGCCGCCGTCCGCGTCAGGCTCAACCCGCCGTCGGCCTCCTAA
- a CDS encoding FMN-binding negative transcriptional regulator, whose protein sequence is MYTPAHFAASPEALGSLLTQNGAANLVTMSPEGLLATLLPFVYDPSVGEHGALQAHMARNNPQWSLPVYGEALMIVQGADAYISPSWYASKAEHGRVVPTWNYSTAHAYGELIIHDDADWLATHVRRLSNQNETGMPKPWTVDEAPERFIAGQLRAIVGVELVISRVEAKTKLSQNRAPADVDGVIAGLRARGDSVSAADVERARTS, encoded by the coding sequence ATGTACACCCCAGCGCACTTCGCCGCATCACCGGAAGCACTTGGCTCGTTGCTCACGCAGAACGGCGCCGCCAACCTCGTCACCATGTCCCCGGAGGGACTGCTGGCGACCCTGTTGCCCTTTGTGTATGACCCCTCGGTTGGGGAGCATGGCGCACTGCAGGCACACATGGCCCGCAACAACCCCCAGTGGTCCTTGCCGGTTTACGGTGAGGCGTTGATGATCGTGCAGGGCGCCGACGCCTACATCTCGCCCTCTTGGTACGCGTCCAAGGCCGAACACGGCCGCGTAGTACCCACGTGGAACTACTCCACTGCGCACGCTTACGGCGAGTTGATAATCCACGACGACGCCGACTGGCTGGCAACGCACGTCCGGCGCCTGTCCAACCAGAACGAAACCGGTATGCCCAAACCCTGGACGGTGGACGAAGCACCCGAGCGGTTCATTGCCGGGCAACTGCGGGCGATTGTCGGCGTCGAACTTGTCATCAGCCGGGTGGAGGCCAAGACGAAACTCAGCCAAAACCGTGCGCCCGCCGACGTTGATGGAGTGATTGCCGGGCTTCGCGCCCGTGGAGACTCTGTGAGTGCCGCCGATGTGGAAAGGGCCCGGACCTCGTAG